In the Micromonospora narathiwatensis genome, one interval contains:
- a CDS encoding ATP-binding protein, producing the protein MDLTCGHCSRSAGPDDRFCGGCGRPLTVTCPSCGHTNNAEANFCTNCGQPLRDHSVAPQEDRRQVSVLFIDIVDFTKYAERADPEQARGLQQVYFATVRRLVHHYGGVVEKYIGDAVMALFGAPVATDNDALRCVRAGLELQRSLARQPAGPHPPLGFRVGIATGEALVDLTAARDGGQAFVTGDVVNTASRLQGLAPTGGVVVDESTWAATRHEMEYADQPPVTLRGRSAVSRIWLAVRARPQRDAHTAELTPMVNRDHERGLLVSALHRTVTERTSQLVTVFGPAGVGKSRLLRELARHAANLPGSRVTWLTGHCPPFGENVTYAALADIVKSWTGLPDSDDPTVKRERLRERLGRLADPHAVRLAEALGPLIGVPGERLTSAETEAAWRRFLLALAATAPTVLVFEDMHWADEAMLSFVEQLGAAARGVPLLVLATARPELRERHPAWTGTISGAMSISVPPMHDGDIDVLYSLLLGQATLPSEARAPLIEFADGNPLYAQEYARMLLDGGLVDPAKNAVRLDPAGGSEMPRTVQAVIANRLDLLDPADRGVLQAASVVGVQFWAAPVALSLNRPVEWVERALHRLQRRDLVYELPTSTMPGQPEYRFRHILVRDVCYQRLPRAERVSRHQRTADWLEQLADGRPHDLAEVLANHRWAAHEIARTVGLDPAPYARATRTALHRAARRAYELHALDTAATLVGRALAVDCGPDPTLELFQAEVAFYRDSDGFLVDGGTEVLTGLAERLAGAGDLPGAAKAWRLLATAAWARADRSETLRCLDRAIGLHAGLPDSEDKVGALLELARVHMLDAAAEPACAAAQAATELAERLELREARANGRITLAVARYQAGAEEAYAELAAITEECRVERLTSRRRAVHNLAWALQEEGDLAGSARLIDEQQSMDLAGEHGLTVSFADQWTRSYYSGEWAAALRMAEGSTRRPTDEWDLHIVAVSGWIRALGDAPAAAPQGGAGPDLVDQALVAARRSGFHRVLRSTVAHAALCRAVQGRREEALALLRELDADWRRTRMIPFAEWVPAIGHVAGVLGGEAALLVRDLLARAPRATRWARAAGRSADAALAWRAGDARQAADLLTTAARSYAEMTTVTDHVIASALSVGPLAEVDPKGAADTLARVRAFAERNAASGLLRLATAG; encoded by the coding sequence ATCGACCTCACCTGTGGACACTGTTCCCGGTCCGCCGGGCCGGACGACCGCTTCTGCGGCGGATGCGGTCGGCCGCTGACGGTTACCTGTCCGAGCTGCGGCCACACCAACAACGCCGAGGCCAACTTCTGCACCAACTGCGGCCAGCCGCTGCGCGACCACTCCGTCGCGCCCCAGGAGGACCGGCGCCAGGTCAGCGTGCTGTTCATCGACATCGTCGACTTCACCAAGTACGCCGAGCGCGCCGACCCGGAGCAGGCGCGAGGGCTGCAACAGGTCTACTTCGCCACGGTCCGGCGGCTGGTCCACCACTACGGCGGCGTGGTCGAGAAGTACATCGGCGACGCGGTGATGGCGCTGTTCGGCGCGCCGGTGGCGACGGACAACGACGCCCTGCGCTGCGTCCGGGCGGGGCTGGAGCTGCAGCGCAGCCTGGCCCGGCAGCCGGCCGGCCCGCACCCGCCCCTCGGGTTCCGGGTCGGCATCGCGACGGGTGAGGCGCTGGTCGACCTCACCGCGGCCCGCGACGGCGGCCAGGCGTTCGTCACCGGCGACGTGGTGAACACCGCCTCCCGGTTGCAGGGACTGGCGCCCACCGGCGGGGTGGTGGTCGACGAGAGCACCTGGGCGGCCACCCGGCACGAGATGGAGTACGCCGACCAGCCGCCGGTGACCCTGCGCGGGCGCTCCGCGGTCAGCCGGATCTGGCTGGCGGTCCGCGCCCGACCCCAGCGCGACGCGCACACCGCCGAGCTGACCCCGATGGTCAACCGGGACCACGAGCGGGGTCTGCTGGTCAGCGCGCTGCACCGCACCGTCACCGAGCGCACCTCGCAACTGGTGACGGTGTTCGGCCCGGCCGGGGTGGGCAAGAGCCGGCTGCTGCGCGAGCTGGCCCGGCACGCGGCGAACCTGCCCGGCTCCCGGGTGACCTGGCTGACCGGCCACTGCCCGCCGTTCGGCGAGAACGTCACGTACGCGGCGCTGGCCGACATCGTCAAGAGCTGGACCGGGCTGCCCGACTCCGACGATCCGACCGTCAAACGCGAGCGCCTGCGGGAACGGCTGGGCCGGTTGGCCGACCCGCACGCGGTGCGGCTGGCCGAGGCGCTGGGCCCGCTGATCGGCGTACCCGGCGAGCGGCTCACCTCCGCGGAGACCGAGGCGGCCTGGCGGCGGTTCCTGCTCGCGCTCGCCGCGACCGCACCGACGGTGCTCGTCTTCGAGGACATGCACTGGGCGGACGAGGCGATGCTCTCCTTCGTCGAGCAGCTCGGCGCGGCGGCCCGGGGCGTGCCGCTGCTGGTGCTCGCCACCGCCCGCCCCGAGCTGCGCGAGCGGCACCCGGCCTGGACCGGCACGATCAGCGGCGCGATGTCGATCTCGGTGCCGCCGATGCACGACGGGGACATCGACGTCCTCTACTCGCTGCTGCTGGGGCAGGCCACCCTGCCTTCGGAGGCCCGCGCCCCGCTGATCGAGTTCGCCGACGGCAACCCGCTCTACGCGCAGGAGTACGCGCGGATGCTGCTCGACGGCGGGCTCGTCGACCCGGCGAAGAACGCGGTCCGGCTCGACCCGGCCGGCGGGTCGGAGATGCCCCGCACCGTGCAGGCGGTCATCGCCAACCGGCTCGACCTGCTCGACCCGGCCGATCGCGGGGTGCTCCAGGCCGCCTCGGTGGTCGGGGTGCAGTTCTGGGCGGCGCCGGTGGCGCTGTCGCTCAACCGCCCGGTGGAGTGGGTGGAGCGGGCGCTGCACCGGCTCCAGCGCCGGGACCTGGTCTACGAGCTGCCCACCTCGACCATGCCCGGGCAACCGGAGTACCGCTTCCGCCACATCCTGGTGCGGGACGTCTGCTACCAACGGCTGCCCCGGGCCGAACGGGTGTCCCGGCACCAGCGCACCGCCGACTGGCTGGAACAGCTCGCCGACGGCCGGCCACACGACCTGGCCGAGGTGCTGGCCAACCATCGTTGGGCGGCGCACGAGATCGCCCGCACGGTCGGGCTCGACCCGGCCCCGTACGCCCGGGCCACCCGCACCGCGCTGCACCGCGCGGCCCGCCGGGCGTACGAGCTGCACGCGCTGGACACCGCGGCCACCCTGGTCGGCCGGGCCCTCGCGGTGGACTGCGGCCCGGACCCGACGCTGGAACTGTTCCAGGCCGAGGTGGCGTTCTACCGGGACAGCGACGGGTTCCTGGTCGACGGGGGCACCGAGGTCCTCACCGGGCTGGCCGAGCGGCTGGCCGGCGCGGGCGACCTGCCGGGCGCGGCGAAGGCCTGGCGGCTGCTGGCCACCGCGGCCTGGGCCCGGGCCGACCGGTCGGAGACGCTGCGCTGCCTGGACCGGGCGATCGGCCTGCACGCCGGGCTGCCGGACAGCGAGGACAAGGTCGGCGCGCTGCTCGAACTGGCCCGGGTGCACATGCTCGACGCGGCGGCCGAGCCGGCCTGCGCCGCCGCCCAGGCGGCCACCGAACTGGCCGAGCGGCTGGAGCTGCGCGAGGCGCGGGCGAACGGCCGCATCACCCTCGCCGTGGCCCGCTACCAGGCCGGGGCCGAGGAGGCGTACGCGGAGCTGGCCGCGATCACCGAGGAGTGCCGGGTGGAGCGGCTGACCAGCCGCCGGCGGGCCGTGCACAACCTGGCCTGGGCGTTGCAGGAGGAGGGCGATCTGGCCGGCTCGGCCCGGCTGATCGACGAGCAGCAGTCGATGGACCTGGCCGGCGAGCACGGCCTGACGGTGAGTTTCGCCGACCAGTGGACCCGGTCGTACTACAGCGGTGAATGGGCGGCGGCGCTGCGGATGGCCGAGGGGTCGACGCGGCGCCCGACCGACGAGTGGGACCTGCACATCGTGGCCGTGTCCGGCTGGATCCGTGCCCTGGGCGACGCGCCGGCGGCCGCCCCGCAGGGTGGCGCGGGGCCGGACCTGGTGGACCAGGCGCTGGTCGCCGCCCGGCGCAGCGGCTTCCACCGGGTGCTGCGCTCGACCGTGGCGCACGCGGCGCTGTGCCGGGCGGTCCAGGGCCGCCGCGAGGAGGCGCTGGCGCTGCTGCGCGAACTGGACGCCGACTGGCGGCGTACCCGGATGATCCCGTTCGCCGAGTGGGTGCCGGCGATCGGGCACGTGGCCGGGGTGCTCGGCGGCGAGGCGGCGCTGCTGGTGCGCGACCTGCTGGCCCGTGCGCCCCGGGCGACCCGGTGGGCGCGGGCGGCCGGGCGCTCCGCCGACGCGGCCCTGGCCTGGCGGGCCGGCGACGCGCGGCAGGCGGCCGACCTGCTCACGACGGCGGCCCGCAGCTACGCCGAGATGACCACCGTCACCGACCACGTCATCGCGTCCGCCCTGTCGGTCGGGCCGCTGGCGGAGGTTGACCCGAAGGGCGCGGCCGACACGCTCGCCCGGGTACGCGCGTTCGCCGAGCGGAACGCCGCGAGCGGACTGCTCCGCCTCGCCACGGCCGGCTGA
- a CDS encoding lysophospholipid acyltransferase family protein yields MLYWLLKYVILGPPLRLIFRPRVEGLENIPATGPVILASNHLSFSDSIFTPLVVKRKVTFIAKAEYFTGKGIKGWLTKMFFVGSGTIPVDRSGGQAASAALDTQLDVLRAGGIAGIYPEGTRSPDGRLYRGKTGVARLALASGAPVVPTAMLNADEIQPPGQLIPNVKRVRIRFGAPLDFSRYAGRAGDRYVERAITDEIMYELMELSGREYVDAYAQKAKSQPARPAPA; encoded by the coding sequence GTGCTGTACTGGCTGCTGAAGTACGTCATCCTCGGCCCGCCGCTGCGGCTGATCTTCCGGCCACGGGTCGAAGGGCTGGAGAACATCCCGGCGACCGGCCCGGTCATCCTGGCCAGCAACCACCTCTCCTTCTCCGACTCGATCTTCACGCCGCTCGTCGTCAAGCGAAAAGTCACATTCATCGCGAAAGCGGAGTATTTCACCGGGAAGGGGATCAAGGGCTGGCTGACCAAGATGTTCTTCGTCGGCTCCGGCACCATCCCGGTCGACCGGTCGGGCGGCCAGGCCGCCAGCGCCGCGCTGGACACCCAGCTCGACGTGCTGCGGGCCGGCGGGATCGCCGGCATCTACCCCGAGGGCACCCGCTCGCCCGACGGCCGGCTCTACCGGGGCAAGACCGGCGTGGCCCGGCTCGCCCTGGCCAGCGGCGCCCCGGTGGTGCCGACGGCGATGCTCAACGCCGACGAGATCCAGCCACCCGGCCAGCTCATCCCCAACGTCAAGCGGGTACGGATCCGTTTCGGCGCCCCGCTGGACTTCTCCCGGTACGCGGGGCGGGCCGGCGACCGGTACGTCGAGCGGGCCATCACCGACGAGATCATGTACGAGCTGATGGAGCTCTCCGGCCGCGAGTACGTCGACGCGTACGCGCAGAAGGCGAAGAGCCAGCCGGCGCGACCGGCACCCGCCTGA